The Dendropsophus ebraccatus isolate aDenEbr1 chromosome 3, aDenEbr1.pat, whole genome shotgun sequence genomic interval cgggctgcattcagcacgttcctgcagccgatacctctgtattcttttttttaacaattgacttgcgggcaccacTAGGTGTGCTCGCAAATTTAATTAACCATTCAGTCCAATGTAATGtgtattgtgtgaacagctattatttccaggtGCTGTTCGGTGgtcagcatccggaaataataggcatgtacattattattacactattctaaagaacgggcgttaaaataacgatGACTTAacgagggctgcaagtttaaaagttgctttttaggacaataacggcatcacctgccgaacggaccccaggacagatctttgattgaaagcagctatccaatggtacaagctgttgggggggaggggcagattgtgggtacagagtcgctttagaagTGTAAGTGATaggaacagttcctgtcacttactgatcggagtgtgtgtgtgtgtgtgggggggggggggttccaatcACTTTCCCGGAGTGCCGAAGATATACtgcttacctccatgcagtccgaTCATCAATGTTGTCATAGAGTTTGCCTCAGGTAGGTTGTAAGAGAAGAGCACCGAGAACACTGATCTGTGCTGTGCAGCATGGAATATCCCACCCACTCTCCCAGGTTAGTTTTCCTCACTGCTTTAAGACACTGCTACAGTACAGAGCTTAGAAGTGTGGTGAGTTGTAGCATCACGGCTGGCCGACTCGGTGATGTCACAGGGTCTCCTGACTGACCATGaaagtcagtgaaggaggctgaATTATTAATACAACTAAATTACTAGTAGGCAAGTTTattacatacaaaaaaaagttaatttaaaaTGACCAACCCCAACCTTtccaccccctgtataccctgACCCCTTACCTCCCATCAAATCAGTGGATTCTCCTCGCTAACCACCTGTCCAGATCGCATTGTGTCAGTTAGCCTTTGACAGTCGCTATCTTTAGCTTGCAGTAGTACATTTGCTCAATTTCTTTTCAATTCAGGTTTCTACAATACAGGATCCTCTGCTAAAAATCCTCCTGGGTGACCGGTCAAGGATGGAGAAAGACAGaaacaagatggccgagaggataataaccctcaccctagagATACTTTTCCGgcttactggagaggtgagggattctgggagtgatgtcatcatgatatcattcttatctatggaataacagatggataggactggggaggtgagggattctgggagtgatgtcatcatgacatcattcttatctatggaataacagatggataggactggagaggtgagggattctgggaatggatggagtaatagtaatgtgtctctccatacacaggattacacagtagtgaagaagtcctctagtgggcgctgtggggcccctgggtgtgaaggatggggaagaaccctgagcccaatcccggggcccctgatacatgaggaaatggaggaagagaagatcctagaagtcaccaacaagatggtggagctgctgagtggagaggtgagactgtggctgctgggaatgctgggacattatacagtaacaccactggaggggtggggggggatgactgtgtgatcattgtgtgtgtcaggttcctataaggtgtcaggacgtggcggtctatttctccatggaggagtgggagtatgtagaaggacacaaggatcagtacaaggatgtgatgctggaggatcagcagcccctcccagcaGCAGGTAATACACAGGACtttatacacacctcctctctgtattatctggatggaaagaatgaattcagtctctgtatgtgttccctccagtcagatccagtaagagaacagcaccagagagatgtccccgtcctcttctcccacaggatcaggatcaggtagatggagatgttccctatgatctgtacatcccacctgacttctcctcctgtctgacgacttttacaatatttctctcacattaTGAATTAGGGGGAAGATGGAAACAATATTAATGTCATAGACATAATTGTAAAAGAGGAGACAGAtttgagcagtgatgagcagtatatggaagacatcactacagggaaagATGTGGACTATATTAACATAaggataaaagaagaagagacagatatgagctgtgatgagcagtatatggaAGATGTCCCTACCGAAAAAGATTTGAACTATATTCATGTTAGAGACGAAATattcaaagaagaagaagagacagatgactgcagtgatgagcagtataaggaggacatcactacaggtagccgcccaggtgagtagtgatcACTAATTAACATTTAATAGGGATTTGATTCATAAATAGTCAATTTGAATCAATATTTTTTGTGATTTGCTGTTAAGTGGTCATACGCCATCTAGCCGGTTAAAATATTCACCGTGCATGGATATTATTCTGCAGACCGGACCTTGGAACTCTCggcatcatcatacattatgaTGCGGGGAGCTCCGAAACTTTAAATATTCCCGCTGAATGTTTGCTTTTGCCGGGAGTTTtgaggtccagtccgcagaatgCTGTCCGTGCACAGACATTACTTTGCGGGCGCTAAAATAGCCCCTTAATTAGGATTAGAAATAATACAGCAGCTTTCGAACAGAAACATTTTTAAAGGTTATATTGCTTAAAACAATACAATCTGATTTTTTTTCAGCAGATGGCTATAACTGGAGCTTAGGAAAACATGGAATATTGTCGGATTTTACAGTAGATGACCGGAATGttcaagatacatatgaagaacattctGTTACTCCAAATTTACCCTCAGCCCcttacagcaaagatctctcatctgaTCCTTGTATACCAGGCCCGTCTTCTGATTCAACACAAaccattaataaaaataaaagttacagaAGTAATGTTCAACATAAAAAAGCTAACTTAAAGGAGAGACCATTTTCATGTcaagaatgtgggaaaagttttaccttgaaatcagatcttgttagacATGAGCTtattcatacaggggagaagccattttcatgtacagaatgtggaaaatgctttacTCAGAAATCAACCCTTGTTGCACAtcggagaactcacacaggagagaagccatttataTGTCAAAAATGTGGAAAATGCTTCACTCAGAAATCCGCCCTTACTCAACACCAACaagttcacacaggggagaaaccgtaTCCCTgcttagaatgtgggaaaagttttgtCTGGAAATCCGATCTTGTGAGACATCAgttaattcacacaggggagaagccattttcatgtcaagaatgtgggaaatgttttacccggAAACCAGATCTTGTTctccatcaaagaactcacacaggggagaagccatattcctgccaagaatgtgagaaatgttttaatcAAAAATCAAAACTTGCCGAACATGAGAAAATTCACAAGGGAGAGAAGCTGTATTCATgcccagaatgtgagaaatgttttactctGAGATCGTATCTCGTTGGACATCAGAgaacacacagaggagagaagccatttttatgtacaTTATGTGATAAGTCATATACTCAAAAGTCAGGTCTAATATCGCATCTCAGAACTCACACAAGGCAAACATTTCCATTTCCGCTTTTTGGAATGAATTTACCCACAAATCAATCGACTTAAATGGGCACTTCTTTCAGAATTCTTGTCAGTATTTATTGTATTTCAGTAGTATTGTGAAATAAATACAAAATCTTGTCCTTCTGTAGCCGTGATGATAAAGAGATAAAAAACCTGAACAGACTAATTTCagtttactgtccctttaaggagaATAATTTATCTGTAAGGTAATTTCATTATTATAATCAGTGATGAATTGTAATGATTGGCAGCTCTATTGTTTCCAGAaaggcttaacccctagacgaccaaggacgtacttCTATGCCTTGGaagcctgtccccagacgaccctaggtgtacaggtacgtcctgtgtTATGAAGCACGCGCTGGAgccgggccctcactgttaatggcaggctgcaaagctcctgtcacttaccgatcaggacccccgcagtgtgactgtgggggtcccgatcgctgtgtcggaccaccggaggtctcttaccttcctctctgCGGTCCCATTGaggatctgctcattgagtctgccacaggcagtctTAATGAACAaatcgcctattacactgattaatgctatgccacagcagtgatcagtgtatgcagtgtagagatcatggagcaaataATAACACCccttacagccccataggtgaaaaactaaaaccgttataagagtcacaataaaaTTTCACAAACAaaatttttgaatgcagataatggcatatttgcctaataaacccaattacaaagtttcttaaaatcaactgtactattgatttctgaagaaaaaaaaaacgacagtgacactttaaaggagaagtctggtgaaaatttgtattaaagtattgtattgccccccaaaagttatacaaatcaccaatatacacttgttacggaaatgcttataaagtgcttttttccctgcacttactactgcaccaaggcttcacttcctggataacatggcgatgtcacttcctggataatatagtgatgtcacgacccgttttccagagctgtgcgggctgtggctgctggagaggatgatggcaaagggatgctcagtgtccccctgccatcatcctctccagcagccacagcccgcacagctctgggagacgggtcgtgacatcaccatgttatccaggaagtgacatcaccatgtttatccagaaagtgacatcactaagttatccaggaagtgacatcaccatgttatccaggaagtgaagccttgatgcagtagtaaggggaaaaaaagtactttatgtgcatttcccataaaaagtggtgtattgatgatttgtataacttttggggggcaatacaatactttaataaaaattttcaccggaagAAGAGCCTAATTTCCTTCGACTGTCAGCAGAGAAAACTGCCTACCCCGATGAGCAGATTGCTTTAACTGTGTTTGAGAGGTTAAATACACTTACTATTATTTATTGTTACAGTCCTCTTGAGGGTTGAATTTCACAGTGAACCTAAAATGCCCTCTGACCTTTACAGGTGCACTTAATGTGGCCTTCtctaaattttttctttttttttaatcagatcatTTTTACTAACGTTTTTTCCCTACGTAACAACAGTTACATGGTTCCCCCCCTCAACAAAAGTCTCCCAGAAACATATAACATACAGAATCACATGAGGAAGTAAATCCACACATCAATATACATTATGGCAGGCGGACTATGAAGCATCATTCAAGAATTCAATTAAAGTGGTAGGCAGCTATGCGCCCACTAGGGTGTCCATGAACGGATAATCCGGGAACCCAGAGCCAAAAGCGTGTACAGTAAGTCAATTTAAAGATGCTGTATAAATAGGGGGAATTAATATAGGGGTTCCCTCCAAATTATCTCCTGGAACCTCTCACGCTCCTCCGATGAGCTCTGCCGCGGGTTATATTAGTATGTTGGCGAGATAACAGAAGAAATGCTTCCATGGGTGTTTGTCAAAGCAATCAGGAAGGAAGTCTGGGCGTGTCCAGCCAGGGACCCCATATGGCTTGCGTTTAGTGTATACACCCTTTTCCAAACATATAAGGTCATTCATTCTTAATATCAGTTCTGTAACAGTCGGTGCTTCTCAATGGATCCAGTATTGCGCTATGAGTTTTCTGGCTTGATATAAAATTCTACATAAAGCTGGTCTCTTCGTCAGACTTGACCAGTCCCAATAAGCAGGGTGGTGGCTCCAGCGGAATGTGAATACCGTATACTCTCGTAATGAGGGCGACCACCTCTCTCCAATAGTGTTCCCTGCAACTCGACCTTCTCTAAACTTTTGAATGCACATGTTCCACATCCAACTGTTCAATGTTTCAGGACTTTTAGCACAACTtgctgttttttctttaaaaaaaataaggagcttaactgcaaaaaAGTTTTTCACCCAATAAATTTCTTTCTTCAATTAGAGTTGGTATTAAACAGTCCTCCTTATCTTGCTGGCCACATTTTGACATCATGAGGCCAAGATGACGCCTAACAATTGATCGGCATTCATGAGCCGTTGGGAAGCTTCCAGCAGAATGTTATGAGATGGAACTGGCCACTAAGCTTagagtgtcacagagtgtgttagCAGGTTGTAACAGAGGCTGAAAGAGTCACTGGAAGGCAGAGGTGGACGTCCTATGACCACATTCCACTTCAATGTCAACAATTCCCTGCAGAACTGGTTGACAAATGCCTCACGACTCCAGGCACATTTAAGGCAGGTGAGAGGCACATCAGACATTTCGAAACCGCTTACATTGGCATGGTTTGCGTGGTAGATGACAAGCACAAGTACCTGACCACACCACCCGGCAGAGACATCATCTTGCATGGGCCAGGAAGCATCTACGCTGAATGAAGGAGCGGTGCTGTTCACTGTCAATTCAAGCTGAGCAGAAATTACGTCCGCCAACGATGTTGAAGACATCAAGGAAAGCACCATGCATCAGCCACTGATTGACctttgatggtggtggtggtgttacgaTGTAGGCAGGTGAGTctagtggtgatgttacagtgtacagggcaggtgtgtctagtctatACAGAACTGTCCTACACTGTGTTAATGGGTTCAATGACAAGCCAATACTACTTGAATAACATCAGTAATCCAGTCATAAACAACACAGACCTAATGTCATCTTCATGGAGGACAATGCTCCAGTTCATTGAGGTCACagcatagaaacatagattgtcagcagaaaaagaccccctgctccagctagtcggcccttttagtatttcccttcttactatcttaggatagatatatgtgtataccaggcaggttacattcacttattgtagagttacctaccacatctgcttgaTGTTAGTTcacgcatctactactctttcagtaatgtaatattttttcacgttgcttcagatcttttccccagtaatctctcactgtgtcctcttgttcttcagttcaggtttttttcttcttctaaaaacacttccctcctgaatcttatttagtcttctaacatatataaaggtttccatcatgtcctcctttcccttcttcctcctgtaacatatataaaggtttccatcatgtcctcctttcccttcttcctcctgtaacatatataaaggtttccatcatgtcctcctttcccttcttcctcct includes:
- the LOC138786642 gene encoding oocyte zinc finger protein XlCOF6-like; this encodes MFAFAGSFEVQSAECSDGYNWSLGKHGILSDFTVDDRNVQDTYEEHSVTPNLPSAPYSKDLSSDPCIPGPSSDSTQTINKNKSYRSNVQHKKANLKERPFSCQECGKSFTLKSDLVRHELIHTGEKPFSCTECGKCFTQKSTLVAHRRTHTGEKPFICQKCGKCFTQKSALTQHQQVHTGEKPYPCLECGKSFVWKSDLVRHQLIHTGEKPFSCQECGKCFTRKPDLVLHQRTHTGEKPYSCQECEKCFNQKSKLAEHEKIHKGEKLYSCPECEKCFTLRSYLVGHQRTHRGEKPFLYIPPAPHSKDLPSHPSIQVLSTDPSQTVIKNESYERSVQHKTAQRRDSIFSCLKCGEKPFPCQECGKCFAWKGDLVRHQKIHTGEKPFSCKECGKCFPQKSVLMKHQRTHTGEKPFSCPECGKRFAWRSVLVRHQITHTGERPFLCPECGKCFTQKTYLVQHQRIHTGEKPFSCTICGKSFNQRTGLISHQKTHTGKTFS